A genomic stretch from Antarcticibacterium flavum includes:
- a CDS encoding efflux RND transporter periplasmic adaptor subunit codes for MKKLLYISFLSILLISCGNSEENSVDEVIASQDLDQIRAKRVELSKEQRDLATKMEKLDAAINDLDPSLRLALVTTEIIRDTTFRHYTRVQGDVATRENIIIYPEFSGVLTRILVSEGDRVNRGDLLATIDDGGLSSQLAQLEAQAALAKTTYERQQRLWEQNIGSEIQFLEAQTTYQSAQNAVDQLRSQLGKTQVRAPFSGVIDEVISDEGQVVSPGQNQLFRLVNLKNMYVQASVPETYLNQIQVGSEVIVEISAIDKQYEGKVRQVGNFINPNNRTFQIEVSLPNDEGMIKPNLIATVKLNDYTAEDATVIPESAVYKNSMGESLIYVFKPENDSIGTAERVIIDTGYKQDNRVEVLEGIQSGDEVIVEGGRNLRDGQRVKLRN; via the coding sequence ATGAAAAAGTTACTTTATATATCCTTCCTTTCCATCCTGCTTATTTCTTGCGGCAATAGCGAGGAAAACTCTGTAGACGAGGTGATAGCATCCCAGGATCTTGACCAAATAAGGGCTAAGCGGGTTGAATTAAGCAAAGAGCAAAGGGATCTCGCCACAAAGATGGAAAAACTTGATGCCGCTATTAATGACCTGGACCCATCGCTAAGGCTCGCCCTTGTCACTACAGAAATAATAAGGGACACCACCTTCAGGCATTATACCCGGGTGCAGGGAGATGTTGCAACCCGTGAGAATATTATCATTTACCCTGAGTTTTCTGGGGTTCTCACCCGCATATTGGTAAGTGAAGGCGACCGGGTGAACCGCGGGGACCTTTTGGCAACTATAGATGACGGCGGGCTTTCCAGCCAGCTTGCACAATTGGAGGCACAGGCAGCACTTGCCAAGACAACTTATGAGCGACAGCAGAGATTATGGGAACAGAACATTGGCTCTGAGATCCAGTTTTTGGAAGCCCAAACCACCTATCAAAGTGCACAAAATGCTGTAGACCAGTTACGTTCCCAACTAGGGAAAACGCAGGTAAGAGCTCCCTTTAGCGGGGTAATAGATGAAGTGATATCAGATGAAGGCCAGGTGGTAAGCCCCGGGCAAAATCAATTATTCCGGCTTGTAAATCTTAAAAATATGTATGTGCAGGCATCTGTTCCCGAAACTTACCTCAACCAAATACAGGTGGGAAGTGAAGTGATCGTGGAAATTTCAGCAATTGATAAACAATACGAAGGCAAGGTAAGGCAGGTTGGAAATTTTATCAATCCCAACAACCGCACATTCCAAATTGAGGTTTCGTTACCGAATGATGAGGGGATGATCAAGCCAAACCTTATAGCGACAGTAAAACTGAATGATTATACAGCTGAAGATGCTACTGTAATTCCTGAAAGTGCCGTATATAAGAATTCCATGGGTGAAAGTCTCATCTATGTTTTCAAACCTGAAAATGACAGTATTGGTACTGCAGAAAGAGTGATCATTGATACCGGCTATAAACAGGATAACAGGGTCGAAGTACTCGAGGGTATCCAAAGCGGGGATGAAGTGATCGTTGAAGGTGGCCGTAACCTGCGCGACGGGCAACGGGTAAAATTAAGAAACTAA
- a CDS encoding TolC family protein, whose translation MKKFYIIIGVIFFTSQVFAQEQEAPQAYTFSLEEAIIFGLENNYTSQIAQKEVEKTLKQRWEIIAQGLPQLSANVDYQNLLERPVTLLPAELAGGEPGTFVPVRFGTQHSLAGTATWNQLIFDGSYIVGVQSAKTLLQISRNAKTKTDLSVKESIITAYGNVLLAEESVQILEKNVGSIEKNFTDTQKIFETGFAEEEDVEQLEITLLGLQNNLNRSRRMRDISYEMLNLTLGLPTDTRLTLTEDLDSLAMKYYDLNLLTKEIPVEENIDYRIASNNAEAARIFVRLEKAKALPSITGFLNYGVQGFSEQFTFFNSDQDYFNQSILGVSLNIPIFSSGLRGAKTQQMKIEYEQALLELDDTENRIRLEINSAKNDYEFSLENYQAQKKNLALAERIENKNQVKFFEGIATSFELSEAQRQLFAAQQDLLQSMLEVITTKATLENLLDTTKYSDKN comes from the coding sequence ATGAAGAAGTTCTATATAATAATAGGTGTTATATTTTTTACCAGTCAAGTATTTGCGCAGGAGCAGGAGGCACCACAGGCCTATACTTTTTCCCTGGAGGAAGCTATAATTTTTGGTTTGGAAAATAATTACACCTCTCAAATTGCTCAAAAGGAAGTAGAAAAAACTCTAAAACAGCGTTGGGAGATCATTGCACAGGGCTTGCCCCAACTATCGGCAAACGTGGATTATCAAAATTTACTTGAGCGTCCTGTAACCTTGCTTCCCGCTGAACTGGCCGGAGGAGAACCCGGAACTTTTGTACCCGTAAGGTTTGGAACCCAGCACAGCCTGGCCGGCACCGCTACCTGGAATCAATTGATCTTCGATGGTTCTTACATCGTGGGCGTACAATCGGCAAAAACCCTGCTACAAATTTCAAGGAATGCGAAAACCAAAACAGATCTTTCTGTAAAGGAATCGATCATAACTGCTTACGGGAATGTTCTTTTAGCTGAAGAAAGCGTGCAGATCCTTGAAAAGAATGTGGGATCTATTGAAAAGAACTTTACCGATACCCAAAAGATCTTCGAAACGGGTTTTGCTGAAGAAGAGGATGTGGAGCAGCTGGAGATCACTCTCCTGGGATTGCAAAATAACCTTAACCGAAGCAGGCGCATGAGAGACATTTCCTATGAGATGCTCAATTTGACACTTGGCCTGCCAACAGACACACGGCTAACCTTAACTGAGGATCTTGATAGCCTGGCTATGAAGTATTATGACCTAAACCTGCTCACAAAAGAGATCCCTGTAGAAGAGAACATTGACTATCGTATAGCATCAAATAATGCTGAAGCTGCCAGGATCTTTGTGAGACTTGAAAAGGCCAAGGCTCTTCCTTCCATTACAGGATTTTTGAACTATGGGGTGCAGGGTTTTAGCGAGCAATTTACCTTCTTCAATAGCGATCAGGATTATTTTAATCAATCCATCCTTGGGGTAAGTCTTAATATTCCAATATTCAGCAGTGGGTTGCGGGGCGCAAAGACTCAACAAATGAAGATAGAATATGAGCAGGCCCTACTGGAACTTGATGATACAGAAAACAGAATAAGGCTCGAGATCAATTCAGCAAAGAACGATTATGAGTTTAGTCTCGAGAACTATCAAGCACAAAAGAAGAACCTTGCACTGGCAGAGCGTATTGAAAATAAGAACCAGGTAAAATTCTTTGAAGGTATTGCAACAAGTTTTGAGCTAAGTGAAGCACAAAGACAATTATTTGCGGCTCAACAGGATCTTCTTCAATCTATGCTGGAGGTAATTACTACCAAAGCAACCCTGGAGAACCTTCTTGACACCACGAAATATTCCGATAAAAATTAA
- a CDS encoding TetR/AcrR family transcriptional regulator translates to MKKEITYTAADLFLNLGFKSVTMDDIANKMGISKKTIYAHFPTKSKLVEATTYHLLETIDKGIEEIRKKDLNPIAELFEIKKFVMHHLKDEKSSPQFQLNKYYPRVYEDVQKHHLHTMHCSIADNLEKGINGGYYRQSIPVDFISKFYFVGMMAIKNNEVFPVTKYSMRELTENYLEYHLRAIVTPKGFEKLKEFLTIVD, encoded by the coding sequence ATGAAGAAAGAAATAACCTATACTGCCGCCGACCTCTTTTTAAACCTGGGTTTCAAAAGTGTGACAATGGACGATATTGCCAATAAAATGGGTATCTCCAAGAAAACAATTTATGCTCATTTTCCCACAAAATCAAAACTGGTTGAAGCCACCACCTATCACCTGCTGGAAACCATTGACAAAGGGATAGAAGAGATTCGCAAAAAAGATCTTAATCCTATTGCTGAACTGTTTGAGATCAAAAAATTTGTGATGCACCATTTGAAAGATGAAAAATCTTCTCCACAATTTCAGCTCAACAAATATTATCCACGGGTATACGAAGATGTACAAAAACATCACCTTCACACTATGCACTGCAGCATAGCCGATAATCTGGAAAAAGGAATAAACGGAGGATATTACAGGCAATCCATACCAGTTGATTTTATAAGCAAATTTTATTTCGTAGGCATGATGGCCATCAAGAATAATGAGGTTTTTCCTGTTACGAAATACTCCATGAGGGAACTAACAGAAAATTACCTGGAATATCACCTTAGGGCAATCGTAACTCCCAAAGGATTTGAAAAACTGAAGGAATTTTTAACTATTGTAGATTAA
- a CDS encoding polyprenyl synthetase family protein gives MLSVAQYREAFLDYLNKKVVTKEPVNLYEPITYILNLGGKRLRPVLVLMSAEIFDAPYTKALDAALAIEVFHNFSLVHDDIMDDAPLRRGKSTVHEKWDLNTGILSGDAMLINAYQLFENYEGPVFKELARLFTRTAIQVCEGQQYDVDFESRDDVTIDDYLKMIEYKTAVLVGASLQMGAIIAETTPQCKTAVYEYGRLLGIAFQLQDDYLDAFGDPETFGKQPGGDIIENKKTFLYLKALENAGSAEASQLEHLYSIDPTENSGKIEAVKSIFESSGAASLARQEIEKYTQLAFDVLDKIDLPAPKKELLRKFGSSLMERQV, from the coding sequence ATGCTATCAGTTGCTCAATACCGTGAGGCTTTTTTGGATTATCTAAATAAGAAAGTTGTAACCAAAGAACCCGTCAATCTTTATGAACCTATTACCTATATACTTAACCTGGGAGGGAAACGCCTTCGCCCGGTTTTGGTTTTAATGTCTGCAGAGATTTTTGACGCACCTTATACAAAAGCCCTGGATGCGGCTCTTGCTATAGAAGTATTTCACAATTTTTCACTTGTTCATGATGATATAATGGATGATGCTCCTTTGAGAAGAGGGAAAAGTACAGTGCACGAAAAATGGGATCTCAATACCGGGATATTATCGGGAGATGCTATGCTCATTAATGCTTATCAATTATTTGAAAATTATGAAGGCCCGGTCTTTAAGGAACTGGCCCGGCTTTTCACCAGGACAGCAATACAGGTTTGCGAAGGGCAGCAATATGATGTTGATTTTGAGAGCCGGGATGATGTGACCATTGATGATTACCTCAAAATGATAGAATATAAAACCGCCGTATTAGTTGGTGCATCATTACAAATGGGAGCCATAATTGCAGAGACGACACCTCAATGCAAAACAGCGGTTTACGAATACGGAAGGCTACTTGGAATAGCATTTCAATTGCAGGATGATTATCTCGATGCATTTGGAGATCCTGAGACCTTTGGGAAACAGCCGGGGGGAGATATTATTGAAAATAAGAAAACCTTTTTATACCTAAAAGCCCTTGAGAATGCAGGTTCTGCAGAAGCCAGCCAGCTGGAGCATTTATATTCTATTGATCCTACAGAGAACAGCGGTAAGATAGAAGCTGTGAAGAGTATTTTTGAAAGCAGTGGCGCTGCATCACTTGCCAGGCAGGAAATTGAAAAATATACCCAACTGGCATTTGATGTGCTAGATAAGATAGATTTGCCTGCTCCCAAAAAGGAACTGCTTAGAAAATTTGGTTCTTCCCTTATGGAGAGGCAGGTTTAA
- a CDS encoding alpha-ketoglutarate decarboxylase, with product MENTSILKKKANYLIIILLITGMLPAFAQMSPGQAENEQTFWNDVRFGGSLGLSFGKGFFTGLLAPSAIYDFNNTFSAGAGLSAAYASQRNFNTNSFGGSLIGMLRPIRGLQLSTEFEQLHITRRYELEGGNRKDTYWVPALFLGIGYNTGPIVTGIRYDVLHSDRSFYRNALMPFVSVYF from the coding sequence ATGGAAAACACCTCAATTTTAAAGAAGAAAGCTAATTATTTGATTATTATCCTCTTAATCACGGGAATGCTACCGGCATTTGCACAAATGAGCCCTGGACAAGCCGAAAATGAACAGACTTTCTGGAATGATGTGAGATTTGGGGGTAGTTTGGGGCTATCCTTTGGGAAGGGATTTTTTACCGGTCTACTGGCCCCATCAGCCATTTATGATTTCAACAACACCTTCTCTGCAGGAGCTGGATTGAGTGCTGCTTATGCCTCTCAAAGGAATTTTAATACCAACAGCTTCGGCGGCAGCCTTATAGGTATGCTAAGGCCAATAAGGGGGCTGCAGTTATCGACAGAGTTTGAACAGCTCCACATTACCCGCCGCTATGAACTGGAGGGAGGAAATAGAAAAGACACTTATTGGGTGCCGGCACTTTTCCTGGGAATAGGTTATAATACCGGCCCTATAGTGACAGGAATACGTTATGATGTACTTCACAGCGACAGGAGTTTTTATCGCAATGCCCTTATGCCCTTTGTGAGCGTTTATTTTTAA
- a CDS encoding 2-oxoglutarate dehydrogenase E1 component encodes MDKFSFLNAAHTGYFADLYEQYLQNPDSIEPSWRAFFQGFDFGQDGISSNGSSQTAAASSQEVGEDYCEPQLQNLEKEFRVVKLIEGYRTRGHLFTQTNPVRERRKYTPTLDVENFGLSQSDMNTVFNAGELIGIGPASLKDIITHLARIYCQSIGVEYMYIRKPEEVSWIQNKLNVNDNQPNFNEDDKKLILTKLNEAVSFETFLHTKYVGQKRFSLEGNESLIPALEAIIEKAADAGVKEFIMGMAHRGRLNTLTNIFGKSAKDIFSEFDGKDYEQDIFDGDVKYHLGWTCCRKTRNGKEININLAPNPSHLETVGAVVEGITRAKQDKRFNHDNSAVLPIIVHGDAAIAGQGLVYEIVQMAQLEGYQTGGTIHIVVNNQIGFTTNYLDGRSSTYCTDVGKVTLSPVLHVNADDAEAVVHAVLFALDFRMQFKRDVFIDLLGYRKYGHNEGDEPRFTQPKLYKAIAKHENPRDIYAQKLLKEGVIDKDYVQKLEEDYKARLEEDLEDSRKIEKTKVTPFMQDEWEGFDNVDEEEMTKPVDTTVPMETLDKVAEVITQLPKGKKFMRKIAKLIEGRHSMYFENNKLDWAMAELLAYGSLMTEGYSVRMSGQDVERGTFSHRHAIVKVEDSEEEIILHNNIPDKKGDFKIYNSLLSEYGVVGFDYGYAMASPTTLTIWEAQFGDFVNGAQIMIDQYISAAEDKWKLQNGLVMFLPHGYEGQGAEHSSGRMERFLQLCATDNMFVADVTTPANMFHLLRRQMKVKYRKPLIIFTPKSLLRHPRVLSTKEEFAEGTFQPYLDDETANVDKIKTLVFCTGKFYYDLLERREKLERDDVALVRIEQLFPLPKEEMKEIMAKYKNADDVVWAQEEPRNMGAYSHMLLHFEEAKNFRVCSRRFYGSPAAGSAVRFKMRHEKVLESVFDKSMV; translated from the coding sequence ATGGATAAATTCTCATTTCTAAACGCCGCACATACAGGATATTTCGCCGACCTATACGAACAGTACCTACAAAACCCCGATAGTATCGAACCCAGCTGGAGGGCTTTTTTCCAGGGATTTGATTTTGGACAGGATGGCATTTCAAGTAATGGATCTTCACAAACCGCAGCTGCCTCCTCACAGGAGGTTGGAGAGGATTATTGTGAGCCCCAGTTACAGAACCTTGAAAAGGAATTCAGGGTTGTTAAACTTATAGAAGGTTACCGCACCCGCGGGCATTTATTCACTCAAACTAACCCCGTACGGGAGCGCAGAAAATATACGCCTACCCTGGATGTGGAGAATTTCGGTTTGTCACAAAGTGATATGAATACTGTATTCAATGCAGGGGAACTTATTGGTATTGGGCCGGCAAGCCTTAAAGACATTATTACCCATTTGGCCAGAATCTATTGCCAGTCGATAGGAGTGGAGTATATGTATATTAGAAAACCTGAAGAGGTTTCCTGGATACAAAATAAACTTAACGTAAACGATAATCAGCCTAACTTCAATGAAGACGATAAGAAGCTGATCCTGACAAAACTAAATGAAGCTGTTTCTTTTGAAACTTTCCTTCATACAAAATACGTAGGCCAAAAGAGATTCTCTTTGGAGGGGAATGAAAGCCTTATTCCGGCTCTGGAAGCAATTATAGAGAAAGCAGCAGATGCCGGCGTAAAGGAATTCATTATGGGAATGGCCCACAGGGGAAGGCTTAACACTCTTACCAATATCTTTGGAAAGAGCGCCAAGGATATCTTTAGTGAATTTGATGGGAAGGATTATGAGCAGGATATTTTTGATGGGGATGTTAAGTATCACTTAGGCTGGACCTGTTGCAGGAAGACCCGTAATGGAAAAGAAATAAATATCAACCTCGCACCAAACCCATCTCACCTGGAAACAGTAGGTGCTGTGGTAGAAGGTATAACCCGTGCAAAACAGGATAAGAGGTTCAATCATGATAACTCTGCTGTACTACCAATAATAGTGCATGGAGATGCCGCAATTGCAGGGCAGGGTCTTGTATATGAGATTGTGCAAATGGCACAGCTTGAAGGATATCAAACCGGTGGGACCATTCATATAGTGGTAAACAACCAAATTGGATTTACAACCAATTACCTCGACGGCCGCTCCTCGACTTATTGTACAGATGTTGGAAAGGTGACTCTTTCTCCAGTTCTGCACGTGAATGCAGATGATGCAGAAGCTGTGGTGCATGCCGTGCTTTTTGCCCTTGACTTTAGAATGCAATTCAAGAGAGATGTTTTTATCGACCTCCTTGGATATAGAAAATATGGGCATAATGAAGGGGATGAGCCAAGATTCACTCAGCCTAAATTGTATAAGGCGATCGCTAAACATGAAAATCCGCGCGACATCTATGCTCAAAAACTTTTGAAGGAAGGAGTTATCGACAAGGATTACGTTCAAAAGCTAGAAGAGGATTATAAAGCACGCCTTGAGGAGGATTTGGAAGATTCCAGGAAAATTGAAAAGACCAAAGTAACACCTTTCATGCAGGATGAATGGGAAGGTTTTGACAATGTGGATGAAGAGGAAATGACCAAACCTGTTGATACCACGGTTCCTATGGAAACCCTGGATAAAGTAGCAGAGGTGATCACGCAACTTCCAAAAGGTAAAAAGTTCATGCGTAAAATTGCCAAACTTATTGAAGGAAGGCATAGCATGTATTTTGAAAATAATAAGCTTGATTGGGCGATGGCCGAGTTACTTGCTTATGGTTCACTTATGACTGAAGGCTACAGCGTAAGAATGAGCGGGCAGGATGTAGAGAGAGGTACTTTCTCACACCGTCACGCCATTGTAAAAGTAGAAGATAGTGAGGAGGAGATCATTCTTCATAATAATATTCCTGATAAAAAGGGAGATTTTAAAATATATAATTCACTGTTGAGTGAATATGGAGTTGTTGGTTTTGATTACGGTTATGCGATGGCCAGTCCTACAACCCTTACCATCTGGGAAGCCCAGTTTGGTGATTTCGTCAATGGTGCCCAAATTATGATCGACCAGTATATAAGTGCTGCAGAGGATAAGTGGAAACTGCAAAACGGGCTCGTGATGTTCCTTCCTCATGGGTATGAAGGCCAGGGGGCAGAGCATTCCTCCGGTAGAATGGAACGTTTCCTCCAGTTATGTGCAACAGATAATATGTTTGTGGCAGATGTGACTACACCTGCAAATATGTTCCATTTGCTTCGCCGTCAAATGAAGGTAAAGTATAGAAAACCTTTGATTATCTTTACCCCAAAGAGCTTATTGAGGCATCCCCGTGTGCTTTCAACAAAAGAAGAATTTGCTGAGGGTACTTTCCAGCCATACCTGGATGATGAAACGGCAAATGTGGATAAGATTAAAACATTGGTGTTCTGTACCGGGAAATTCTACTACGATCTTTTAGAGCGCAGGGAAAAACTTGAAAGAGATGATGTTGCCCTTGTACGTATTGAGCAACTTTTCCCGCTACCTAAGGAAGAGATGAAAGAGATAATGGCAAAATATAAGAATGCAGATGATGTGGTGTGGGCACAGGAAGAGCCAAGAAATATGGGAGCCTACAGTCATATGCTCCTGCATTTTGAGGAAGCCAAGAACTTTAGGGTATGCAGCCGCAGGTTCTATGGTTCCCCGGCAGCAGGTAGTGCCGTAAGATTTAAAATGCGCCACGAGAAAGTATTGGAAAGCGTCTTTGATAAATCAATGGTTTAA
- the odhB gene encoding 2-oxoglutarate dehydrogenase complex dihydrolipoyllysine-residue succinyltransferase has protein sequence MALEMKVPSPGESITEVEIAQWLVEDGDYVEKDQAIAEVDSDKATLELPAEASGIITLKAEEGDAVAVGEVVCIIDTDAPRPGGDSKKEDKKESPEEEVAEERKEEPTKADSEKAPAKTEGPSKSSTPSQKQDKNYATGSPSPAAKKILDEKGVDAKSVNGSGRDGRITKEDAVQAKASMGTPGPGKRGESRKKMSMLRRKVAERLVSAKNETAMLTTFNEVDMSAIFSLRKQYKEEFKDKHGVGLGFMSFFTLAIVRALDLYPDVNSMIDGDYQIKYDFKDISIAVSGPKGLMVPVIRNAENLGFRGIEDEVKRLALRARDGQITVDEMTGGTFTITNGGVFGSMLSTPIINPPQSAILGMHNIVDRPVAVDGHVEIRPIMYVALSYDHRIIDGKESVGFLVAVKEALENPEELLMDNDVKRALEL, from the coding sequence ATGGCTTTAGAAATGAAAGTTCCTTCTCCCGGAGAATCAATTACAGAGGTTGAAATAGCCCAGTGGCTGGTTGAAGACGGGGATTATGTAGAAAAAGATCAGGCAATTGCCGAGGTTGACAGTGATAAAGCAACTCTTGAACTGCCGGCTGAAGCAAGTGGGATCATCACTCTAAAGGCAGAAGAAGGTGATGCAGTTGCAGTTGGGGAAGTAGTTTGTATTATTGATACAGATGCACCCAGACCGGGCGGTGACAGCAAAAAAGAAGATAAAAAAGAATCTCCAGAGGAAGAGGTAGCCGAGGAAAGAAAAGAAGAGCCTACTAAAGCAGATAGTGAAAAAGCACCTGCTAAAACTGAAGGCCCATCAAAATCCTCAACCCCATCACAAAAACAGGATAAAAATTATGCTACTGGATCACCATCTCCTGCAGCAAAGAAAATCCTTGATGAAAAGGGAGTAGATGCAAAATCTGTAAACGGTAGTGGCCGTGATGGAAGAATTACCAAGGAAGATGCTGTACAGGCAAAAGCCTCTATGGGTACTCCCGGACCGGGAAAAAGAGGAGAGTCGCGTAAAAAGATGTCCATGCTTAGGCGTAAAGTTGCAGAGCGGTTGGTAAGTGCCAAGAACGAAACTGCTATGCTTACAACTTTTAATGAGGTGGATATGAGTGCCATATTCTCTCTTAGAAAACAATATAAAGAGGAGTTTAAAGATAAGCATGGAGTAGGTCTAGGATTCATGTCTTTTTTCACCCTTGCAATTGTAAGAGCCCTGGATCTGTATCCAGATGTTAATTCAATGATTGACGGGGATTACCAGATCAAGTATGATTTTAAAGATATAAGTATTGCAGTCTCCGGCCCAAAGGGCCTTATGGTTCCTGTGATTAGAAATGCTGAAAATCTTGGTTTCCGCGGGATCGAGGATGAGGTGAAACGTTTGGCATTAAGAGCAAGAGACGGGCAAATTACGGTGGATGAAATGACCGGTGGTACTTTCACTATTACCAACGGTGGAGTTTTTGGTTCAATGTTGTCCACTCCAATAATAAACCCTCCTCAAAGCGCAATCCTTGGAATGCACAATATTGTAGATCGTCCTGTAGCCGTAGATGGTCACGTGGAAATACGTCCTATTATGTATGTGGCTCTATCCTATGACCACAGGATAATTGATGGGAAAGAATCTGTAGGTTTTCTTGTAGCTGTTAAGGAAGCACTTGAAAATCCTGAAGAATTATTAATGGATAACGATGTTAAGAGAGCTCTGGAGCTTTAA
- a CDS encoding retropepsin-like aspartic protease, producing MASLKKLLEEKGYHRIKLKYTATNHFELVAKINKIEGNFILDTGASSSCVGFEAVKHFELLAEDSEIRAAGAGATNMLTQIAQQNSIEIKGWKKKKIDLVLFDLTHVNEALTNHKAEKVHGIIGADILKKGKAVIDYKNKSLYLK from the coding sequence ATGGCCTCATTAAAGAAATTACTGGAAGAAAAAGGATATCATCGTATAAAACTAAAATATACCGCAACCAATCATTTTGAGCTTGTTGCAAAAATCAATAAAATTGAAGGAAATTTTATTTTGGATACAGGAGCTTCCAGTTCCTGTGTAGGTTTTGAAGCTGTAAAACATTTTGAACTCCTGGCCGAAGACAGTGAAATTAGAGCTGCCGGCGCGGGAGCTACAAATATGTTAACTCAAATAGCACAACAAAACAGCATTGAGATCAAAGGCTGGAAAAAGAAGAAGATCGACCTGGTCCTATTTGACCTTACCCACGTAAACGAAGCACTTACCAACCATAAAGCAGAAAAAGTTCACGGAATTATAGGGGCCGACATACTTAAAAAAGGAAAAGCGGTTATCGATTATAAAAACAAGTCCCTTTACCTCAAATAA
- a CDS encoding TatD family hydrolase → MIFTDTHAHLYSKEFDKDRDEVLQKALERDVKRFFIPAIDSSHTAAMYELEQRDPDNIFLMMGLHPSSVDEHYEKELQHVKEELERRKFYAVGEIGIDLYWEKKFLKQQQDAFERQIQLAKEHSLPIVIHCREAFDEIFEILETEKDEKLFGIFHCFTGDIQQAKRAISFNMKLGIGGVVTFKNSGLDKFIAEIPLENIVLETDAPYLAPAPYRGKRNESSYIRIIAEKLASLYEVEPEEIARVTTQNSRDIFGV, encoded by the coding sequence ATGATTTTTACAGATACCCACGCGCATTTATATAGTAAGGAGTTTGATAAAGACCGGGATGAGGTTCTTCAAAAGGCCCTCGAGCGGGATGTAAAGCGATTTTTCATACCTGCAATAGACTCTTCTCACACCGCAGCCATGTATGAGCTGGAGCAACGTGACCCTGATAATATCTTTCTAATGATGGGATTACATCCATCCTCTGTAGATGAACATTATGAAAAGGAATTGCAACATGTTAAGGAGGAGTTGGAGCGAAGGAAGTTTTATGCTGTCGGGGAAATAGGAATTGACCTGTACTGGGAGAAAAAATTCCTGAAACAGCAACAGGACGCTTTCGAAAGACAAATCCAGCTTGCTAAAGAACACAGCCTGCCAATCGTCATTCATTGCCGGGAGGCATTTGATGAAATATTTGAGATCCTGGAAACCGAAAAGGATGAAAAGCTCTTTGGTATTTTTCATTGTTTCACCGGAGATATTCAACAAGCTAAAAGAGCTATTTCCTTTAATATGAAACTGGGAATAGGTGGGGTGGTTACTTTTAAAAATAGTGGGTTGGATAAATTTATTGCTGAAATTCCCCTGGAAAACATCGTTCTTGAGACAGATGCTCCCTATCTTGCCCCTGCTCCATACCGGGGAAAAAGGAATGAAAGTTCCTATATTAGGATCATTGCTGAAAAATTGGCCAGCCTTTATGAGGTGGAGCCAGAGGAAATAGCAAGGGTTACCACGCAGAATTCCCGTGATATATTCGGGGTTTAA